In a genomic window of Rhodovulum sp. P5:
- a CDS encoding NAD(P)/FAD-dependent oxidoreductase — translation MAHVVVLGAGLGGTLQAYELKETLSKDDKITVISNKSYFQFTPSNPWAGVGWRKKGDITVELAPVMSRRGIEFICDGAKRLHPDENKIELESGRFVSYDYLVIATGPEFAFDEIQGFGPDGHTHSVCSIEHAAESGDKWDDFCANPGPIVVGAVQGASCFGPAYEYAMTIDTDLRKRGIKHKVPMTFVTSEPYIGHLGLGGVGDTKGLLESLMRDRDIEWITNAKVDKFDPDKVFVTEFDEDGNEKKKHEIPFKYSMMLPAFRGIPAVRDIEGLVNPRGFIITDEFQRNPKYPNIYAIGVCIAIAPPKATPVPTGVPKTGFMIESMVTATAHNLPRVIAGGEPFEKPTWNALCLADFGNRGAAFLAMPQNPPRNLNWASQGRWVHWAKLAFEWYFMRKVRTGISEPIYEKMIMRMLRITKLKA, via the coding sequence ATGGCACATGTGGTCGTCTTGGGGGCCGGTCTGGGGGGGACCCTTCAGGCCTATGAACTGAAGGAAACCTTGTCGAAGGACGACAAGATCACCGTCATTTCGAACAAGTCCTATTTCCAGTTCACGCCGTCCAATCCGTGGGCGGGCGTCGGCTGGCGCAAGAAAGGCGACATCACGGTCGAGCTTGCGCCGGTGATGTCGCGACGTGGGATCGAGTTCATTTGCGACGGCGCCAAGCGGTTGCATCCCGACGAGAACAAGATCGAACTCGAAAGCGGGCGGTTCGTGAGCTACGACTACCTCGTGATCGCCACGGGGCCGGAATTCGCCTTCGACGAGATCCAGGGCTTCGGCCCCGACGGGCATACCCATTCCGTCTGCTCGATTGAACATGCCGCGGAATCCGGTGACAAATGGGATGACTTCTGCGCCAATCCCGGCCCGATCGTCGTGGGTGCGGTGCAGGGCGCGTCCTGCTTTGGTCCGGCCTATGAATACGCGATGACCATCGACACCGACCTGCGCAAGCGCGGGATCAAGCACAAGGTGCCGATGACCTTCGTCACCTCTGAACCCTATATCGGCCATCTGGGCCTAGGCGGCGTGGGCGACACGAAGGGCCTGCTTGAATCGCTGATGCGCGACCGCGACATCGAATGGATCACCAATGCCAAGGTCGACAAGTTCGACCCCGACAAGGTCTTCGTCACCGAATTCGACGAGGACGGCAACGAGAAGAAGAAGCACGAGATCCCCTTCAAGTATTCGATGATGCTGCCAGCCTTCCGCGGCATTCCGGCCGTGCGCGATATCGAGGGGCTGGTAAACCCCCGCGGCTTCATCATCACCGATGAATTCCAGCGCAACCCGAAATATCCCAACATCTACGCCATCGGCGTGTGCATCGCCATCGCCCCGCCCAAGGCCACCCCCGTGCCGACCGGCGTGCCCAAGACCGGCTTCATGATCGAAAGCATGGTGACGGCCACCGCGCACAACCTGCCGCGGGTGATCGCGGGCGGTGAGCCGTTCGAGAAGCCGACATGGAACGCCCTTTGCCTTGCCGATTTCGGCAACCGGGGAGCGGCGTTCCTTGCCATGCCGCAAAACCCGCCGCGGAACCTCAACTGGGCGTCCCAGGGGCGCTGGGTCCATTGGGCGAAACTGGCGTTCGAGTGGTATTTCATGCGCAAGGTCCGTACCGGGATCAGCGAACCGATCTATGAAAAGATGATCATGCGGATGCTGCGGATCACCAAGCTGAAGGCCTGA
- a CDS encoding DUF2306 domain-containing protein, whose amino-acid sequence MPSRQRVKDTGLAALSVAAVVLLILGVWWFVAYSVGRGLSIADPEEQATRLFHAGAPVSNVALYGHMVVGGLLTCLAPLQLLGLVWRRVPWQHRALGYAVASLALGTGVAGLVYIAQQGTIGGPLMNAGFGLYGALMVLAALQTVRLARRRDPAHRDWALRLVVLALGSWLFRVHYGLWVGVTGGAAMTDDFRGAFDRVQTFAFYLPYLALLELYLRLFRRRDVFRPAPTHVAE is encoded by the coding sequence ATGCCATCGCGCCAAAGGGTGAAGGATACGGGGCTTGCCGCCCTTTCGGTCGCCGCGGTGGTCTTGCTGATCCTCGGCGTCTGGTGGTTCGTCGCGTATTCGGTCGGCCGCGGGCTCAGTATCGCCGACCCGGAGGAGCAAGCCACGCGCCTGTTCCACGCGGGGGCGCCGGTCTCGAATGTCGCGCTCTACGGCCATATGGTGGTGGGTGGTTTGTTGACCTGTCTGGCGCCGCTCCAGCTTCTCGGGCTTGTGTGGCGGCGCGTTCCGTGGCAGCATCGCGCTCTGGGCTATGCGGTCGCATCGCTTGCCCTTGGAACGGGCGTCGCGGGTTTGGTCTATATCGCGCAGCAGGGGACTATCGGCGGCCCCCTTATGAATGCGGGCTTCGGACTATACGGGGCCCTGATGGTGTTGGCCGCGCTCCAGACCGTACGCCTTGCCCGCCGCCGCGACCCCGCGCATCGGGACTGGGCCTTGCGGCTGGTGGTTTTGGCGCTGGGATCATGGCTGTTTCGGGTGCATTACGGGCTTTGGGTGGGGGTCACCGGCGGGGCCGCCATGACGGACGATTTCCGGGGCGCCTTCGACCGGGTGCAGACCTTCGCGTTTTACCTGCCCTATCTCGCGCTTCTGGAACTCTACCTGCGGCTGTTCCGCAGGCGGGATGTCTTCCGACCCGCCCCGACCCACGTGGCAGAGTAA
- the rpoC gene encoding DNA-directed RNA polymerase subunit beta', which produces MNQELTTNPFNPLAAPKQFDEIKVSLASPERILSWSYGEIKKPETINYRTFKPERDGLFCARIFGPIKDYECLCGKYKRMKYRGVVCEKCGVEVTLQKVRRERMGHIELAAPVAHIWFLKSLPSRIGLMLDMTLRDLERVLYFENYVVIEPGLTDLTYGQMMTEEEYLDAQDQYGADAFTAGIGAEAIREMLAQIDLEAEAERLREELKEATGELKPKKIIKRLKVVESFLESGNRPEWMVLTVIPVIPPELRPLVPLDGGRFATSDLNELYRRVINRNNRLKRLIELRAPDIIVRNEKRMLQEAVDALFDNGRRGRVITGANKRPLKSLSDMLKGKQGRFRQNLLGKRVDFSGRSVIVTGPELKLHQCGLPKKMALELFKPFIYSRLEAKGLSSTVKQAKKLVEKERPEVWDILDEVIREHPVLLNRAPTLHRLGIQAFEPTLIEGKAIQLHPLVCSAFNADFDGDQMAVHVPLSLEAQLEARVLMMSTNNVLSPANGAPIIVPSQDMILGLYYITMERQGMQGEGMAFADVDEVQHALDSGAVHLHARITARIKQIDEHGNEVLMRFETTPGRVRLGALLPMNAKAPFSLVNRLLRKKEVQQVIDTVYRYCGQKESVIFCDQIMGLGFREAFKAGISFGKDDMVIPEKKWPIVEGVRDQVKEFEQQYMDGLITQGEKYNKVVDAWSKCSDEVAAAMMEEISSVKLDDEGRQQEPNSVYMMSHSGARGSPAQMKQLGGMRGLMAKPSGEIIETPIISNFKEGLTVLEYFNSTHGARKGLADTALKTANSGYLTRRLVDVAQDCIVRSHDCGTDNAITCEAAVNDGEVVASLAERLLGRVAAEDVLKPGTDEVIVSRNELIDERKADAIEKAGLAAVRIRSPLTCEAEEGVCAACYGRDLARGTMVNVGEAVGIIAAQSIGEPGTQLTMRTFHIGGIAQGGQQSFQEASQEGKIEFRNPNLLENAAGEKIVMGRNMQVAIIDDNGVERVSHKVGYGTKIFVSEGQAVNRGDKLFEWDPYTLPIIAEKAGVAKFIDLTTGISVREDTDDATGMTQKIVSDWRAAPKGNDLKPEILIVDPATGEPVRADNGNPVTYPMSVDAILSVEDGQDIKAGDVVARIPREGAKTKDITGGLPRVAELFEARRPKDHAIIAEIDGYVRFGRDYKNKRRISIEPADDTLEPVEYMVPKGKHIPVQEGDFVQKGDYIMDGNPAPHDILSIMGVEALADYMIDEVQDVYRLQGVKINDKHIEVIVRQMLQKWEILDSGDTTLLKGETVDKAEFDEANEKALAKGVRPAEGEPILLGITKASLQTRSFISAASFQETTRVLTEASVQGKRDKLVGLKENVIVGRLIPAGTGGASQKVRRIAAERDQKVIDARQSESEAAAALAAPMASYDDIDPDDLGLVETPESRE; this is translated from the coding sequence ATGAACCAGGAACTGACCACCAACCCTTTCAACCCGCTGGCCGCGCCCAAGCAGTTCGACGAGATCAAGGTCTCGCTGGCAAGCCCGGAGCGGATCCTCAGCTGGTCCTACGGCGAGATCAAGAAGCCCGAGACCATCAACTACCGGACCTTCAAGCCCGAGCGTGACGGGCTGTTCTGCGCGCGTATCTTTGGCCCGATCAAGGACTACGAGTGTCTGTGCGGCAAATACAAGCGGATGAAATACCGCGGCGTCGTCTGCGAGAAATGCGGCGTCGAGGTCACGCTTCAGAAGGTCCGGCGCGAGCGTATGGGCCATATCGAACTGGCCGCGCCCGTGGCGCATATCTGGTTCCTGAAATCGCTGCCCTCCCGCATCGGTCTGATGCTGGACATGACGCTGCGCGATCTGGAACGCGTCCTCTATTTCGAAAACTACGTCGTGATCGAGCCGGGTCTGACCGACCTGACCTACGGCCAGATGATGACCGAGGAAGAGTATCTGGACGCGCAGGACCAGTACGGCGCAGATGCCTTCACCGCCGGCATTGGGGCCGAGGCGATCCGCGAGATGCTGGCCCAGATCGACCTTGAGGCCGAGGCCGAGCGTCTGCGCGAGGAACTGAAAGAAGCCACCGGCGAACTGAAGCCCAAGAAGATCATCAAGCGGCTGAAGGTTGTCGAAAGCTTCCTCGAATCCGGCAACCGTCCGGAATGGATGGTCCTGACCGTGATCCCGGTGATCCCGCCGGAACTGCGCCCGCTGGTGCCGCTGGACGGCGGCCGGTTCGCGACCTCGGACCTGAACGAACTCTACCGCCGCGTCATCAACCGTAACAACCGTCTGAAACGGCTGATCGAACTGCGCGCGCCCGACATCATCGTCCGCAACGAAAAGCGGATGCTGCAAGAGGCCGTGGATGCGCTGTTCGACAACGGCCGGCGCGGGCGGGTGATCACCGGCGCCAACAAGCGGCCGCTGAAATCGCTCTCCGACATGCTGAAGGGCAAGCAGGGCCGCTTCCGTCAGAACCTTCTGGGCAAACGGGTCGACTTTTCGGGTCGCTCGGTCATCGTGACCGGGCCGGAACTAAAGCTGCACCAGTGCGGTCTGCCGAAGAAGATGGCACTCGAACTCTTCAAGCCGTTCATCTATTCGCGGCTTGAGGCAAAGGGGCTGTCCTCCACCGTCAAGCAGGCGAAAAAGCTGGTTGAAAAGGAACGTCCCGAAGTCTGGGACATCCTGGACGAGGTGATCCGTGAACACCCCGTGTTGCTGAACCGCGCCCCCACGCTGCACCGTCTGGGCATTCAGGCGTTCGAACCCACGCTGATCGAGGGCAAGGCGATCCAGCTTCACCCGCTGGTCTGCTCGGCGTTCAACGCCGACTTCGACGGCGACCAGATGGCCGTGCACGTTCCCCTCAGCCTCGAAGCCCAGCTTGAGGCGCGGGTGCTGATGATGTCGACCAACAACGTTCTGTCCCCCGCGAACGGCGCGCCGATCATCGTGCCGTCGCAGGACATGATCCTCGGCCTTTACTACATCACGATGGAACGGCAGGGCATGCAGGGCGAGGGCATGGCCTTCGCCGATGTGGACGAGGTTCAGCACGCGCTCGATTCCGGTGCGGTGCACCTGCACGCCAGGATCACCGCGCGGATCAAGCAGATCGACGAACACGGCAACGAAGTGCTGATGCGCTTTGAAACCACGCCGGGCCGTGTGCGGCTGGGCGCGCTTCTGCCGATGAATGCCAAGGCCCCGTTCTCTCTGGTCAACCGCCTTTTGCGGAAGAAAGAGGTGCAGCAGGTCATCGACACCGTCTACCGCTATTGCGGCCAGAAAGAGTCGGTCATCTTCTGCGACCAGATCATGGGGCTTGGCTTCCGCGAGGCATTCAAGGCGGGCATTTCCTTCGGCAAGGACGACATGGTCATCCCCGAGAAGAAATGGCCCATCGTCGAGGGTGTGCGCGACCAGGTCAAGGAATTCGAACAGCAATACATGGACGGCCTGATCACCCAGGGTGAGAAGTACAACAAGGTCGTCGATGCATGGTCGAAATGTTCTGACGAGGTGGCCGCCGCGATGATGGAGGAGATCTCTTCCGTCAAGCTGGACGACGAAGGCCGGCAACAGGAACCCAACTCGGTCTACATGATGTCCCACTCCGGCGCCCGGGGGTCCCCGGCGCAGATGAAGCAGTTGGGCGGCATGCGCGGCCTGATGGCCAAACCGTCGGGCGAGATCATCGAGACGCCGATCATCTCGAACTTCAAGGAAGGCCTGACCGTGCTGGAGTACTTCAACTCCACCCACGGCGCCCGGAAGGGTCTGGCCGATACCGCGCTGAAGACCGCGAACTCGGGCTATCTGACCCGGCGTCTTGTGGACGTGGCGCAGGACTGCATCGTGCGCAGCCACGATTGCGGCACCGACAACGCGATCACCTGCGAAGCGGCGGTCAATGACGGTGAGGTCGTGGCCTCGCTGGCCGAACGCCTGCTGGGCCGCGTCGCGGCCGAAGACGTGCTGAAACCCGGCACCGACGAGGTGATCGTCAGCCGCAACGAACTGATCGACGAACGCAAGGCCGACGCCATCGAAAAGGCCGGGCTTGCCGCTGTTCGGATCCGTTCGCCCCTGACCTGTGAGGCGGAGGAAGGCGTTTGTGCTGCCTGCTACGGGCGCGACCTTGCCCGCGGCACCATGGTCAATGTCGGCGAGGCCGTGGGGATCATCGCGGCGCAGTCGATCGGTGAACCCGGCACGCAGCTGACGATGCGGACCTTCCACATCGGCGGCATCGCGCAGGGTGGTCAGCAGTCGTTCCAGGAAGCCAGCCAGGAAGGCAAGATCGAGTTCCGCAACCCCAACCTGCTGGAAAACGCAGCCGGTGAAAAGATCGTCATGGGCCGCAACATGCAGGTGGCCATCATCGACGACAACGGGGTGGAACGCGTCAGCCACAAGGTCGGCTATGGCACAAAGATCTTCGTGTCCGAGGGGCAGGCGGTCAACCGGGGCGACAAGCTCTTCGAATGGGACCCCTATACCCTGCCGATCATCGCCGAGAAGGCGGGCGTGGCGAAGTTCATCGACCTGACCACCGGTATCTCGGTGCGGGAAGATACCGACGACGCCACCGGCATGACCCAGAAGATCGTGTCCGACTGGCGCGCGGCGCCCAAGGGCAACGACCTCAAGCCCGAGATCCTGATCGTCGACCCGGCGACCGGGGAACCGGTGCGCGCGGACAACGGCAACCCTGTGACCTACCCGATGTCGGTCGACGCGATCCTGTCGGTCGAGGACGGGCAGGATATCAAGGCCGGTGACGTGGTTGCACGTATTCCGCGCGAGGGCGCCAAGACCAAGGACATCACCGGCGGTCTGCCGCGGGTGGCGGAACTGTTCGAGGCACGCCGTCCCAAGGACCACGCGATCATTGCCGAGATCGACGGCTATGTCCGCTTCGGCCGCGACTACAAGAACAAGCGGCGGATCAGCATAGAGCCTGCGGACGACACGCTGGAGCCCGTGGAATACATGGTGCCCAAGGGCAAGCACATCCCGGTGCAGGAAGGCGACTTCGTGCAGAAGGGCGACTACATCATGGATGGCAACCCCGCGCCGCACGACATCCTGTCGATCATGGGGGTCGAGGCGCTGGCCGATTACATGATCGACGAGGTGCAGGACGTCTATCGTCTGCAGGGCGTGAAGATCAACGACAAGCATATCGAGGTGATCGTTCGCCAGATGCTGCAGAAGTGGGAGATCCTCGACTCGGGCGACACCACGCTCCTCAAGGGGGAGACCGTGGACAAGGCCGAGTTCGACGAGGCCAACGAGAAGGCGCTCGCCAAGGGCGTGCGGCCGGCCGAGGGAGAGCCGATCCTGCTGGGTATCACCAAGGCCTCGTTGCAGACCCGGTCCTTCATCTCTGCCGCCTCCTTCCAGGAAACCACGCGGGTGCTGACCGAGGCTTCGGTTCAGGGCAAGCGCGACAAGCTGGTGGGCCTGAAGGAAAACGTCATCGTCGGCCGGCTGATCCCGGCGGGCACCGGCGGGGCAAGCCAGAAGGTGCGCCGCATCGCGGCCGAGCGCGACCAGAAGGTGATCGACGCGCGCCAGTCGGAATCGGAAGCCGCAGCCGCCCTTGCCGCGCCGATGGCGTCCTATGACGACATCGATCCAGACGATCTGGGCCTCGTGGAAACGCCGGAAAGCCGCGAGTAA
- a CDS encoding SDR family oxidoreductase yields the protein MDRALIIGASGGIGQAICTALTAQHGVAVNGLSRREDGLDVTDETSIARCLAAIDGPFDLILVATGILEGAGHPPEKALKEVSAAQMADQFAVNAIGPLLVLKHALRLMPRDRRSVIAVLSARVGSIGDNRLGGWYSYRMAKAALNQGLHTAAIELGRTHKRAICVALHPGTVRTPFTADYAARHKTVAPEESATNLLRVIDGLTPKDSGGFFDWAGKPVPW from the coding sequence ATGGATCGGGCACTTATCATCGGCGCCAGTGGCGGTATCGGGCAGGCCATCTGCACTGCGCTGACGGCGCAGCACGGTGTGGCGGTTAACGGCCTGTCGCGGCGTGAGGATGGGTTGGACGTGACCGACGAGACCAGCATTGCGCGGTGTCTTGCCGCGATCGACGGGCCGTTCGACCTGATCTTGGTGGCGACGGGCATTCTGGAGGGGGCCGGACACCCCCCGGAAAAGGCGCTGAAGGAGGTCAGCGCGGCCCAGATGGCCGACCAGTTCGCGGTGAACGCAATCGGCCCGCTTCTGGTGCTGAAGCACGCACTGCGCCTGATGCCGCGCGACCGGCGCAGCGTGATCGCGGTTCTGTCGGCACGGGTCGGCTCCATCGGGGATAACCGGCTGGGGGGATGGTATTCCTACCGCATGGCCAAGGCGGCGTTGAACCAGGGGCTGCACACCGCGGCCATCGAACTGGGCCGCACCCATAAACGGGCGATCTGCGTCGCGCTGCATCCCGGTACCGTGCGCACCCCATTCACCGCGGACTACGCCGCAAGGCACAAGACCGTCGCGCCAGAGGAGTCAGCGACCAACCTCTTGCGTGTCATCGACGGCCTGACACCGAAGGACTCCGGCGGGTTCTTCGACTGGGCTGGAAAGCCGGTGCCGTGGTGA
- a CDS encoding cryptochrome/photolyase family protein has translation MVSRLVLILGDQLSPGVSALQAADKSSDLVVMAEVMDEASYVRHHPKKIAFLFAAMRKFARVLEADGWRVAYTRLDDPENAQSIPAELLRRAEAEGAQEVLATEPGEWRLIEALSDLPIPVHQHPDDRFICSHAEFDRWAEGRKSLRMEYFYREMRRKTGLLMDGDEPAGGKWNFDHDNRKPAQDDLFRQGPLKFDPDETVEEVLTLVEQRFPDNFGALRPFWFATDADQAERAFEHFMEHALPCFGDYQDAMLEGDRFLCHAVIAPYLNAGLLDPLDICRRAEAAYRSGHAPLNAVEGFIRQIIGWREYVRGIYFREGPDYPRRNALNHQRKLPALYWGAETRMNCLAHAVAQTRDDAYAHHIQRLMVTGNFALLAGISPTELHEWYLSVYADAYEWVEAPNTVGMSQFADGGIIASKPYVSSGNYISKMSDYCRGCHYAVTKKTGDGACPFNLLYWYFLNRHRDRFQGNPRMAQMYRTWDRMDAKKREVILAEADAFLDRMSKGETV, from the coding sequence GTGGTGAGCCGGCTTGTCCTGATCCTTGGCGATCAGTTGTCGCCCGGCGTGTCGGCGCTGCAGGCCGCGGACAAATCCTCCGACCTTGTCGTCATGGCCGAGGTGATGGACGAGGCGTCCTATGTCCGCCACCACCCCAAGAAGATCGCCTTCCTTTTTGCCGCCATGCGCAAATTCGCACGCGTCCTGGAAGCGGATGGCTGGCGCGTCGCCTATACCCGGCTGGATGACCCCGAGAACGCGCAGAGCATCCCCGCAGAGCTGCTGCGCCGGGCCGAGGCCGAGGGCGCGCAGGAGGTCCTAGCCACCGAACCGGGCGAATGGCGATTGATCGAGGCGCTGTCGGACCTGCCGATCCCCGTGCATCAGCACCCCGACGACCGGTTCATCTGTTCGCACGCGGAATTCGACCGCTGGGCCGAGGGACGCAAGAGCCTGCGGATGGAGTATTTCTATCGCGAGATGCGCCGCAAGACCGGCCTGTTGATGGACGGGGACGAGCCGGCGGGCGGCAAGTGGAACTTCGACCACGACAACCGCAAACCGGCGCAGGACGACCTGTTCCGGCAAGGGCCGCTGAAATTCGACCCCGACGAGACCGTGGAAGAGGTTCTGACCCTTGTCGAGCAGCGGTTCCCGGACAATTTCGGCGCCCTGCGCCCGTTCTGGTTCGCCACCGATGCCGATCAGGCGGAACGGGCCTTCGAACACTTCATGGAACACGCCCTGCCCTGTTTCGGCGACTATCAGGATGCGATGCTGGAAGGCGACCGGTTCCTCTGCCACGCGGTGATCGCGCCCTATCTGAACGCCGGTCTTCTGGACCCGCTGGACATCTGCCGCAGGGCCGAGGCCGCCTATCGTTCGGGCCACGCACCGCTGAACGCGGTGGAGGGCTTCATCCGGCAGATCATCGGCTGGCGTGAATATGTCCGCGGCATCTATTTCCGCGAGGGCCCCGACTATCCGCGCCGCAATGCGCTGAACCACCAGCGCAAGCTGCCCGCCCTGTACTGGGGGGCCGAAACCCGGATGAATTGCCTGGCCCATGCCGTTGCCCAGACGCGGGACGACGCCTATGCCCACCATATCCAGCGGCTGATGGTGACGGGTAATTTCGCCCTGCTGGCCGGGATCAGCCCGACGGAATTGCACGAGTGGTACCTGTCCGTCTACGCCGATGCCTATGAATGGGTCGAGGCCCCCAATACCGTGGGGATGAGCCAGTTTGCCGATGGCGGGATCATCGCGTCCAAACCCTATGTCTCCTCCGGCAACTATATCAGCAAGATGTCGGACTACTGCCGGGGCTGCCACTACGCCGTGACGAAGAAGACCGGCGACGGCGCCTGCCCGTTCAACCTGCTGTACTGGTATTTCCTGAACCGCCACCGCGACCGGTTTCAGGGCAATCCGCGCATGGCGCAGATGTACCGGACATGGGACAGGATGGACGCGAAAAAACGAGAGGTCATCCTGGCCGAAGCCGACGCCTTTCTGGACCGGATGAGCAAGGGCGAAACCGTCTGA